The Nomascus leucogenys isolate Asia chromosome 16, Asia_NLE_v1, whole genome shotgun sequence genome includes a region encoding these proteins:
- the LY6E gene encoding lymphocyte antigen 6E isoform X1, whose protein sequence is MTSGIPGCGGACVLPSPAPLCRRDPQHCSPTLSEAPLLRAHAQNTSAHQWASHPDHDEDWPQVQMSVTVTPTWSPVRPRQVSTCRAHGVEGGRAWPWLRRHLAGEIGRWSQPPSGPQPPHLSQGVRVGLDGAGTPTAGSPTPPPRRPLPRPAPAPAPGPRGCLGGSGPAAVQSARGSGSSARLLVPASARRPPRMFPKIWGGSGRRLPPGASRPAQGCAATGAHHPTPDAAGSSTWAGRDGLAD, encoded by the exons ATGACCTCAGGAATCCCAGGCTGCGGGGGTGCCTGcgtcctcccctcccctgctccaCTCTGCAGGCGAGACCCCCAACACTGCTCCCCGACACTCTCCGAGGCACCCCTCCTCCGTGCTCACGCCCAAAACACGTCTGCTCACCAGTGGGCCTCCCACCCCGACCACGACGAGGACTGGCCACAAGTCCAGATGTCAGTGACGGTCACCCCGACCTGGTCCCCTGTCCGGCCTCGCCAGGTCAGCACCTGCCGCGCGCACGGGGTGGAAGGAGGCCGGGCCTGGCCGTGGCTCAGGCGCCACCTCGCTGGGGAAATTGGGAGGTGGTCTCAGCCCCCttctgggcctcagcctccccatctgTCCCAAGGAGTCAGGGTAGGCCTGGACGGCGCGGGGACCCCCACCGCGGGCTCGCCGACTCCGCCCCCCCGGAGGCCCCTCCCGCGTcccgcccctgcccccgccccggGGCCGCGCGGCTGCCTGGGAGGCTCCGGGCCAGCAGCGGTCCAGAGCGCGCGAGGTTCGGGGAGCTCGGCCAGGCTGCTGGTACCTGCGTCCGCCCGGCG GCCTCCCCGAATGTTTCCAAAGATCTGGGGCGGGAGCGGGCGGAGACTGCCGCCAGGAGCCTCCCGGCCGGCCCAGGGCTGCGCAGCCACCGGAGCCCATCACCCGACTCCAGACGCTGCTGGCTCCTCTACGTGGGCCGGGAGAGACGGCCTTGCTGACTAG
- the LY6E gene encoding lymphocyte antigen 6E isoform X2, producing MKIFLPVLLAALLGVERASSLMCFSCLNQKSNLYCLKPTICSDQDNYCVTVSASAGIGNLMTFGHSLSKTCSPACPIPEGINVGVASMGISCCQSFLCNFSAADGGLRASATLLGAGLLLSLLRFGP from the exons ATGAAGATCTTCTTGCCAGTGCTGCTGGCTGCCCTTCTGGGTGTGGAGCGAG CCAGCTCGCTGATGTGCTTCTCCTGCCTGAACCAGAAGAGCAATCTGTACTGCCTGAAGCCGACCATCTGCTCCGACCAGGACAACTACTGCGTGACTGTGTCTGCCAGTGCCGGCATTG GGAATCTCATGACATTTGGCCACAGCCTGAGCAAGACCTGTTCCCCGGCCTGCCCCATCCCAGAAGGCATCAATGTCGGTGTGGCTTCCATGGGCATCAGCTGCTGCCAGAGCTTTCTGTGCAATTTCAGCGCAGCCGACGGCGGGCTGCGGGCAAGCGCCACCCTGCTGGGTGCCGGGCTGCTGCTGAGCCTGCTGCGGTTCGGCCCCTGA
- the LOC115830691 gene encoding uncharacterized protein LOC115830691 yields MLHASQSTSIPKRVFPVSPLARNWAPSSLQPHPAPTSQHLPADEPPEDGQQVLALPRTCPPPLSPCGDLRSKSCPASQSSSQSVHPQFLWGPPPSGNLEASGDTETTRRQAGENGPRRVYSPPRLKRSSCLSFQVAGTTGTRHYPQMRTQASAHFRCHFSREASVTVEGQAPAELTICHLRLHHLEDILARSTDWPRPGGFCLLLLVSSSLPWTGS; encoded by the exons ATGTTACATGCCAGTCAGAGCACCAGCATCCCCAAGAG GGTTTTCCCGGTCTCCCCACTGGCCCGGAACTGGGCACCCTCGTCTCTGCAGCCCCATCCAGCCCCCACTTCCCAGCATCTGCCCGCAGATGAGCCTCCGGAGGATGGGCAGCAGGTCCTGGCACTGCCCCGCACCTGCCCCCCACCACTCAGCCCCTGTGGGGACCTCAGGAG CAAGTCATGTCCAGCTTCTCAGTCTTCAAGTCAATCAGTCCATCCTCAGTTTCTATGGG GACCGCCCCCTTCAGGGAACCTTGAAgccagtggggacacagagacaaccAGGAGACAAGCAGGAGAGAACGGGCCGCGCCGAGTCTACagtcctcccaggctcaagcgatcctcctgcctcagcttccaagtagctgggaccacaggcacccgccactacccccag ATGAGGACGCAAGCGAGCGCACACTTCCGATGTCACTTCTCACGGGAGGCCTCTGTGACTGTGGAAGGACAGGCCCCGGCAGAACTCACCATCTGCCACCTGAGGCTCCACCACCTCGAAGACATCCTCGCAAGATCCACAGACTGGCCCAGACCAGGAggtttctgtcttcttcttcttgtgTCTTCTTCACTCCCCTGGACTGGTTCGTGA